Proteins found in one Lates calcarifer isolate ASB-BC8 linkage group LG8, TLL_Latcal_v3, whole genome shotgun sequence genomic segment:
- the tbc1d2 gene encoding TBC1 domain family member 2A isoform X2, which yields MDGSGSAGNPSAASSHSLPAHADEETLQPAEEDQQSTESGSLSGSQKDPSPAEKDRSPAETQQTEEELNQTDITEHANHVDPLTGNSPAPTASKSSETEPDQPKQDPPPTEQQQKQQRNSGEKLKPEDSAVTNQPNPDKPPPAEPDQMKLDPFPTEEQKPGDSSATEKQKTNNSPANDQPRPDQSSPTKPDPLCTDQKKPEDHFCLNHEQMPDQSQDHQTQKGLTNQKSEEDPPQPTTDLTALSSSLQELELHISESEDQQNHQHPPPPPPPPPPPPPPPPPVDQQNHLSPPQVSSSIAHPTETHTLAPPTPPLTIEAFCDQVRSCTPVSSSGEPKLCGYLQKQGGPLRAWKQRWFTYEEKKNQLFYYRTPQDVMPLGRVELSGATFTYPLKAEMGTFHIKTPERTFILKAVTQELMLYWLQQLQVKRWQHRQMSTCPDPTNNNTTVDFLPVLKSPLGLVGEEAANVPSQRTPLANMSIKHPLIELQNSVHSLRKRSSQEWSQSVFHVEAPPWTPPTPADTNTSTPRTPVEPPTPPTPLPLADPAGQVSPAEGRESPSLFEGRNRKTKSRSSSTMPVLRRDTLSSSLDRTSRLQQEKQMLMEEVKAQKELVWILHKALEAAQLEKRTCAEFLAEKGEQERLELLRHRERQAADLRGRLEEAKAEAEVMRRSLAQKDAQLAELQENIRILTEKNNAKKEVIIKLSDQVTACLSDPRYSGSPSGGGLDSQTFKQFQQDIENLKDDIEAYKTQNKFLNSEIYQLTKLWRNSSEQEKSLMVKCAYLEASNCQVESRYLGVLRKLQETKSLDPVQRGAVQKMIEDALKGELKSVIKLNTARDHDEYGFKIIPDYEVEDMKLLAKIQALEIRSHNLLHQEGVERPLLSRWAQYLAGRSDNDLCPSPELKNLLRSGVPQEYRQRVWRWMVRARTRTIRDRHPQHYQQLCEKSQTSPHPASRQIQLDLHRTLTTNQHFSSPSSPALQQLRRVLLAFSWQNHAIGYCQGLNRLAAIALLVLQSEEDAFWCLVAVVETIMPQDYYTKNLVASQHQNQ from the exons CCCACGCTGACGAGGAGACGCTGCAACCGGCTGAGGAGGACCAGCAGAGCACAGAGTCAGGCAGTCTGTCTGGGTCCCAGAAAGACCCGAGTCCGGCAGAGAAAGACCGGAGTCCTGCAGAGACTcaacagactgaagaagaaCTAAACCAGACAGATATCACTGAACACGCAAACCATGTGGATCCTCTGACTGGAAACTCTCCTGCTCCAACGGCAAGTAAATCATCTGAGACCGAACCAGATCAACCAAAACAAGATCCTCCTCCtacagagcaacaacaaaaacaacagaggaattCAGGGGAAAAACTGAAACCAGAAGACTCTGCGGTGACAAATCAACCAAATCCAGACAAACCTCCTCCAGCTGAACCAGATCAAATGAAACTAGATCCTTTTcccacagaggaacaaaaaccGGGAGATTCTtctgcaacagaaaaacagaaaacaaacaactctcCTGCGAACGATCAGCCGAGACCAGATCAGTCCTCTCCAACCAAACCAGATCCACTTTGTACAGATCAAAAGAAGCCAGAGGATCATTTTTGCCTAAACCATGAACAAATGCCAGATCAGTCTCAGGACCACCAAACCCAGAAGGGTCTTACAAACCAGAAGAGTGAAGAGGACCCCCCTCAACCCACAACGGATTTAACTGCTCTCAGTTCATCACTCCAGGAGCTGGAGCTCCATATATCTGAGTCTGAAGACCAGCAGAACCACcaacaccctcctcctcctcctcctcctcctcctcctcctcctcctcctcctccgcctgtGGACCAACAGAAccacctgtctcctcctcaggtTTCATCATCGATTGCCCATCCAACCGAAACACACACCCTGGCTCCACCGACTCCGCCCCTCACCATCGAGGCGTTCTGTGACCAGGTGCGGTCCTGCACTCCAGTTTCCTCTTCAGGTGAGCCCAAACTATGCGGTTACCTGCAGAAGCAAGGGGGGCCCCTGAGGGCCTGGAAGCAGCGCTGGTTCACCTACGAGGAGAAGAAGAACCAGCTGTTCTACTACCGCACGCCGCAGGATGTGATGCCGCTCGGCCGGGTGGAGCTCAGCGGCGCCACCTTCACCTACCCGCTGAAGGCCGAGATGGGCACCTTCCACATCAAGACACCTGAACGCACCTTCATACTCAAG GCTGTGACCCAGGAGCTGATGCTCTattggctgcagcagctgcaggtgaaaCGCTGGCAGCACAGACAGATGTCCACCTGTCCAGAcccaacaaacaacaacactaCAG tCGACTTCCTGCCGGTGCTGAAGAGCCCTCTGGGTCTGGTAGGGGAGGAGGCGGCCAACGTCCCGTCACAGCGAACGCCGCTCGCCAACATGTCGATCAAACATCCGCTCATCGAGCTGCA AAACTCAGTCCATAGTCTTCGTAAGAGGTCGTCTCAGGAGTGgagtcagagtgtgtttcatgTAGAAGCTCCACCGTGGACTCCCCCGACCCCTGCAGACACCAACACCTCCA CCCCCAGGACTCCTGTTGAGCCTCCGACGCCACCCACTCCCCTCCCATTGGCTGATCCAGCAGGTCAGGTGTCGCCGGCGGAGGGCAGGGAGTCCCCGTCCCTGTTTGAGGGTCGGAACAGGAAGACGAAGAGTCGCAGCTCGTCCACCATGCCGGTCCTCCGCAGAGACACTCTGTCCTCGTCCTTAGACCGGACGTCCCGCCTCcagcaggagaaacagatgCTGATGGAGGAGGTCAAAGCTCAGAAG GAGCTGGTGTGGATCCTCCACAAAGCCCTGGAGGCAGCTCAGCTGGAGAAGCGAACCTGTGCAGAGTTTTTGGCAGAGAAGGGCGAGCAGGAGCGTCTGGAGCTGCTGCGACACCGCGAGCGGCAGGCGGCCGACCTGCGAGGCCGGCTGGAGGAGGCGAAGGCGGAGGCGGAGGTAATGAGGAGGAGTCTCGCTCAGAAAGACGCGCAGCTGGCCGAGCTGCAGGAGAACATCAGGATTCTGACGGAGAAGAACAACGCCAAGAAGGAG GTGATCATAAAGCTGTCTGATCAGGTGACCGCCTGTCTGTCCGACCCACGGTACTCCGGCTCGCCCTCTGGTGGCGGTTTGGACTCTCAGACCTTCAAACAGTTTCAGCAGGATATCGAGAACCTGAAG GACGACATCGAGGCGTATAAAACCCAGAACAAGTTCCTCAACTCGGAGATCTACCAGCTGACCAAACTGTGGAGGAACAGCTCGGAGCAGGAGAAGAGTCTGATGGTGAAG TGTGCCTACCTGGAGGCCAGTAACTGTCAGGTGGAGAGCCGTTACCTGGGCGTCCTGCGGAAGCTGCAGGAGACCAAATCTCTGGATCCGGTCCAGCGCGGGGCCGTCCAGAAGATGATCGAGGATGCTCTGAAAGGAGAGCTGAAGAGCGTCATCAAGCTCAACACGGCCAG GGATCATGATGAGTACGGCTTTAAGATCATTCCGGATTACGAGGTGGAGGACATGAAGCTACTGGCAAAGATCCAGGCGTTGGAGATCCGCTCACACAACCTGCTGCACCAG GAGGGTGTAGAGCGCCCCCTGTTGAGTCGCTGGGCTCAGTACCTCGCCGGCAGGTCGGACAATGACCTCTGCCCCTCGCCGGAGCTCAAAAATCTGCTGCGTAGTGGCGTCCCTCAGGAGTACCGGCAGAGAGTGTGGCGCTGGATGGTCCGAGCCAGAACCAGGACGATCAGAGACCGCCACCCACAGCACTACCAGCAG CTGTGCGAGAAGAGTCAGACGTCTCCACACCCGGCCTCCAGACAGATCCAGCTCGACCTACACCGCACCCTGACAACCAATCAGCACTTCTCCTCACCCTCCAGCCCCGCCCTCCAGCAGCTCAGACGTGTCCTATTGGCTTTCTCCTGGCAGAACCACGCCATTGGCTACTGCCAGGGCCtcaacag GTTGGCGGCCATCGCTCTGCTGGTCCTCCAGAGTGAAGAAGACGCCTTCTGGTGTTTGGTGGCTGTGGTGGAAACCATCATGCCTCAGGACTACTACACCAAGAACCTGGTGGCCTCTCAG